A part of Silurus meridionalis isolate SWU-2019-XX chromosome 18, ASM1480568v1, whole genome shotgun sequence genomic DNA contains:
- the LOC124401423 gene encoding protein ABHD1-like encodes MPSWLDIGVWKVCVDLLTSTHCTAVLGAVTASLLLLYGKNKAQVPALVCADGFRVFLHTHCPVVSERFCPTPWCWGGRMQTLVRVMIKSCPAITYRSEMIRTEDGGQLCLDWADNTDSANYPQSSTRPTVLILPGLTGNSQQTYVLHMVQQAVQHGYRCVVMNNRGFGGEELLTPLTFCAASTQDVETAVNHVKKLHPQAPLLGAGVSLGGMLLLNYLARKGCDSKMIAGLTMSVIWNSFESSRSLEEPINKLLFNRHLTNNLCHTINRHRTILEKVIDVDNVLKARTIREFDERFTSVMFGYKSCADYYQDASPGYKLPQISVPILCLNATDDPFSPEHAFPVAPAQHSANMALLLTSHGGHIGFLEGLFPRGRGYMDRVFGLFVRACFEHQEDLKEACGTSTSSD; translated from the exons ATGCCATCATGGTTGGACATTGGTgtgtggaaggtgtgtgtggatCTTCTCACCTCTACACACTGTACTGCAGTCCTGGGAGCAGTTACAGCTTCACTCCTCCTTCTGTATGGAAAGAACAAGGCTCAG GTTCCTGCGCTGGTGTGTGCGGACGGATTCCGGgtgtttctacacacacactgccccgTCGTCTCGGAGAGGTTTTGCCCCACGCCCTGGTGCTGGGGCGGCCGAATGCAGACCCTCGTGCGGGTCATGATCAAGTCCTGCCCTGCTATCACCTATCGCAG CGAGATGATCAGGACGGAAGACGGCGGTCAGCTCTGTCTAGACTGGGCCGATAACACGGACAGCGCCAACTACCCGCAGTCCTCCACTCGGCCCACGGTGCTGATCCTGCCCGGGCTGACGGGGAACAGCCAGCAGACGTACGTCCTGCACATGGTCCAGCAAGCCGTGCAACACGGGTACAG GTGTGTGGTGATGAACAACCGAGGTTTCGGAGGAGAGGAGCTGTtg ACTCCTCTTACGTTCTGTGCTGCCAGTACTCAAGATGTGGAGACAGCTGTCAATCACGTGAAAAAGCTCCACCCACAGGCCCCTCTGCTGGGAGCCGGGGTGTCATTAGGAGG CATGTTGCTGCTGAATTATCTGGCGCGTAAAGGATGCGACTCAAAGATGATCGCGGGGCTCACCATGTCGGTGATCTGGAACTCGTTCGAATCGTCCAGATCCCTGGAGGAGCCAATCAACAAGCTGCTTTTTAACCGCCATCTCACCAACAACCTGTGTCACACCATCAACAG ACACAGAACGATCCTGGAGAAGGTGATAGACGTGGACAATGTATTAAAG GCACGTACCATCCGCGAGTTCGACGAGCGCTTCACGTCTGTAATGTTCGGCTACAAGTCGTGCGCTGATTATTACCAGGATGCCAGTCCAGGATACAAACTGCCGCAGATATCCGTCCCGATTCTGTGCCTCAATGCCACCGATGATCCTTTTTCCCCGGAACACG CTTTCCCGGTCGCTCCGGCTCAGCACTCAGCTAACATGGCGCTCCTCCTGACGTCACACGGGGGGCACATCGGCTTCCTCGAGGGGCTTTTCCCGCGCGGCCGAGGCTACATGGATCGAGTGTTCGGGCTGTTCGTCCGAGCCTGTTTCGAGCATCAGGAGGACCTGAAAGAGGCCTGCGGCACCAGCACGAGCTCAGATTAA